From the Kwoniella pini CBS 10737 chromosome 8, complete sequence genome, one window contains:
- a CDS encoding peptide-methionine (S)-S-oxide reductase, with translation MLPIRNFLASFSSHSASKMTLKSPPPPTVPTAIKGRENIKQGEGVEHATFASGCFWGTEHLFSKHYGHLPQFKAISGYTGGQAENPSYRQVCSGSTGHAEAVQLTYTTGSVSYAELVEFFYRTHDPTTVDRQGPDRGSQYRSAIFFHSTEQEELAKKVTEEVQEKYLKGRPIVTQITKAGKWYPAEDYHQEYLDNNPGGYECPTHRFYW, from the exons ATGTTACCAATTCGAAattttttagcttctttttcatctcaTTCTGCAAGTAAAATGACACTTAAAtctccacctcctccaactGTACCTACTGCTATAAAAGGTAGAGAAAATATTAAacaaggtgaaggtg TTGAACATGCTACTTTCGCTTCAGGATGTTTC TGGGGAACAGAACATCTTTTTTCTAAACATTATGGACATTTACCTCAATTTAAAGCTATTTCGGGATATACAGGTGGACAAGCTGAAAATCCAT CTTATAGACAAGTATGCAGTGGATCAACAGGACATGCAGAAGCAGTTCAATTAACTTATACAACTGGATCTGTATCTTATGCCGAACTTGTAGAATTCTTTTATAGAACACATGATCCTACGACAGTTGATAGACAAGGTCCAGATAGAGGTAGTCAATATAGAAGTGCTATTTTCTTCCATTCTActgaacaagaagaattagctaaGAAAGTTACAGAAGAAGTACAAGAGAAATA TCTTAAAGGAAGACCAATCGTAACTCAAATAACTAAAGCTGGTAAATGGTATCCTGCTgaagattatcatcaaGAATATC TCGATAATAATCCAGGAGGATATGAATGTCCAACTCATAGATTTTATTGGTAA